One region of Niallia sp. Man26 genomic DNA includes:
- the pnp gene encoding polyribonucleotide nucleotidyltransferase, which yields MGQDKHVYSMDWAGRKLSVEIGQLAKQANGAALVRYGDTAVLSTATASKEPKNLDFFPLTVNYEERLYAVGKIPGGFIKREGRPSERAILASRLIDRPIRPLFADGFRNEVQVVSLVMSVDQDCTSEMAAMFGSSLALSVSDIPFGGPIAGVYVGRIDGEFIINPTVEQAEKSDITLAVAGTKDAINMVEAGALEVPEEVMLEAIMFGHNEIKKLIEFQEKIVSEIGKEKVDVVLYELDKDIEAEVRGLCEKEMLDAIRVQEKHAREAAIREVKNSVVAKYETEEADEDKLKQVKQILDKLVKNEVRRLITEDKVRPDGRGLEEIRPLSSEVDLLPRTHGSGLFTRGQTQALSICTLGALGDVQILDGLGVEEEKRFMHHYNFPNFSVGETGPMRGPGRREIGHGALGERALEPIIPSEKDFPYTIRLVSEVLESNGSTSQASICASTLAMMDAGVPIKAPVAGIAMGLIASGEHYSILTDIQGMEDHLGDMDFKVAGTAKGVTALQMDIKIEGLSRQILEEALQQAKIGRMQILESMLATIQTPREELSTYAPKILMMTINPDKIRDVIGPSGKQINKIIEETGVKIDIEQDGTVFISSVDDEMNKKAKAIIEDIVREVVVGQMYLGKVKRIEKFGAFVEIFNGKDGLVHISELAEERIGKVEDVVAIGDEILVKVTEIDKQGRVNLSRKAVLKEQKEQAEDATK from the coding sequence CGAAATCGGCCAATTGGCAAAACAAGCAAACGGCGCAGCATTGGTGCGTTACGGGGATACAGCAGTTCTAAGTACAGCAACTGCATCAAAAGAACCAAAGAATTTAGACTTCTTTCCTTTAACAGTTAACTATGAAGAGCGTCTGTATGCTGTTGGTAAAATCCCAGGCGGTTTTATTAAAAGAGAAGGCAGACCAAGTGAAAGAGCAATCTTGGCGAGCCGTTTAATCGATAGACCAATCCGTCCGCTATTTGCTGATGGTTTCCGTAACGAAGTACAGGTTGTCAGCCTTGTAATGAGTGTGGATCAAGATTGCACGTCGGAGATGGCGGCAATGTTCGGATCTTCCTTGGCATTATCTGTATCTGATATACCGTTCGGAGGACCGATTGCAGGCGTATATGTCGGCAGAATTGACGGCGAATTCATCATCAATCCAACAGTGGAACAAGCAGAAAAAAGCGATATTACGCTTGCTGTTGCAGGAACTAAGGATGCCATTAACATGGTTGAAGCAGGCGCTTTAGAAGTACCTGAAGAAGTGATGCTTGAAGCAATCATGTTTGGACATAACGAAATTAAAAAGCTAATTGAATTCCAAGAAAAGATCGTATCCGAAATCGGTAAAGAAAAAGTAGATGTAGTTCTTTATGAGTTGGACAAGGATATTGAAGCAGAAGTTCGCGGACTATGCGAAAAAGAAATGCTTGATGCGATCAGAGTTCAAGAAAAGCATGCTCGTGAAGCAGCTATTAGAGAAGTGAAAAATTCTGTTGTTGCGAAATATGAAACAGAAGAAGCAGATGAAGACAAGCTGAAACAAGTAAAGCAAATTCTTGATAAACTTGTTAAAAATGAAGTTCGTCGTCTCATCACAGAAGATAAAGTAAGACCTGATGGACGTGGACTTGAAGAGATTCGCCCACTGTCATCAGAAGTTGACCTTCTTCCACGTACACATGGATCAGGCTTGTTTACTCGCGGACAAACTCAAGCGCTCAGCATTTGTACTTTAGGAGCATTAGGTGATGTGCAAATCTTGGACGGCCTTGGTGTCGAAGAAGAAAAACGCTTTATGCATCATTATAACTTCCCTAACTTCAGCGTTGGTGAAACAGGGCCAATGCGCGGACCTGGACGTCGTGAAATCGGACATGGAGCACTTGGTGAAAGAGCATTGGAACCAATTATTCCATCTGAGAAGGATTTCCCTTATACAATCCGTCTAGTATCAGAAGTGTTGGAATCTAATGGTTCTACATCCCAAGCAAGTATCTGTGCAAGCACGCTTGCAATGATGGATGCTGGTGTTCCGATTAAAGCTCCGGTTGCAGGTATTGCAATGGGTCTTATTGCATCAGGCGAACATTACAGTATCTTAACAGATATTCAAGGCATGGAAGACCATCTTGGAGATATGGACTTTAAAGTAGCAGGTACAGCAAAAGGTGTTACAGCATTGCAGATGGATATTAAGATTGAAGGACTTTCAAGACAAATTCTTGAAGAGGCTTTGCAACAGGCAAAAATCGGCCGTATGCAAATCCTTGAATCAATGCTTGCAACAATCCAAACACCAAGAGAAGAACTGTCCACATATGCACCAAAAATATTAATGATGACAATTAATCCAGATAAAATCCGTGATGTTATTGGGCCAAGCGGTAAACAAATCAATAAAATCATTGAAGAAACTGGCGTAAAAATTGACATTGAACAAGATGGAACAGTGTTTATCTCTTCAGTGGATGATGAAATGAACAAAAAGGCGAAAGCGATTATCGAAGATATTGTCCGTGAAGTTGTTGTCGGTCAAATGTATCTTGGTAAAGTAAAACGAATTGAAAAATTCGGAGCATTTGTAGAAATCTTCAACGGTAAAGATGGACTAGTTCATATTTCTGAACTTGCAGAAGAAAGAATCGGTAAGGTCGAAGATGTTGTTGCGATCGGTGACGAAATTCTTGTTAAAGTAACAGAAATTGATAAACAGGGCAGAGTAAATCTTTCCCGCAAAGCTGTACTGAAGGAACAAAAAGAACAAGCAGAAGATGCAACAAAATAA
- a CDS encoding polysaccharide deacetylase family protein, whose amino-acid sequence MKRIIPMAGLLLAAWFVANNPLSNTYVATLVDNRESVTVSKSTSPLYETIESNADKYRVEAVDAKIDPVWKAIPGINGLEVDVQASYKKMKKAGVFDKQKLVYKQLKPKVHLEDLPAAAIYKGNPEKKMISFIINVAWGNEYLPDILATLKKHHVKASFFLEGRWVQKNPELAKMIAEAGHEVGNHSYTHPDMSKISEAKIREEITKTNDVIEATTGKTVTWLAPPSGYYNESVVKIAKEQNLGTLMWSVDTIDWQKPSPEVLLQRVMGKVHNGAMILMHPTESTANSLDELISQIQAKNLEINTVTEMLSEDRSMPDK is encoded by the coding sequence ATGAAAAGAATAATTCCGATGGCTGGTCTATTGTTAGCAGCATGGTTTGTTGCCAACAATCCATTGTCCAATACATATGTAGCAACTTTAGTTGATAACAGAGAGAGTGTGACTGTGTCCAAAAGCACTAGTCCACTGTATGAAACAATTGAAAGTAATGCAGACAAGTACAGAGTCGAAGCAGTTGATGCGAAGATTGATCCTGTGTGGAAGGCGATTCCAGGTATTAATGGGTTAGAGGTCGACGTACAGGCATCCTACAAGAAAATGAAAAAAGCCGGCGTTTTTGATAAACAAAAACTCGTATATAAACAACTAAAGCCGAAGGTGCATCTCGAAGATCTTCCGGCAGCAGCCATTTATAAAGGCAATCCTGAGAAAAAAATGATCAGCTTTATCATTAATGTTGCTTGGGGCAATGAATATCTGCCTGATATTTTAGCAACTTTAAAAAAGCATCATGTTAAGGCAAGTTTTTTTCTTGAGGGCAGATGGGTTCAAAAAAATCCAGAATTGGCAAAAATGATCGCAGAGGCTGGCCACGAGGTAGGCAATCATTCTTACACACATCCTGATATGAGCAAAATTAGTGAAGCGAAAATCAGAGAAGAAATAACAAAAACAAATGATGTAATTGAAGCAACAACAGGAAAAACAGTAACATGGCTTGCGCCTCCGAGCGGTTATTATAATGAATCAGTTGTGAAAATTGCTAAAGAGCAAAACTTAGGCACCTTAATGTGGTCAGTTGACACAATTGATTGGCAAAAGCCGAGTCCGGAAGTGTTGCTGCAGCGTGTAATGGGTAAAGTCCATAATGGAGCAATGATTTTAATGCATCCAACCGAATCTACGGCAAACAGTTTAGATGAACTCATCAGCCAAATCCAAGCTAAAAATTTGGAAATTAATACTGTCACAGAAATGCTCAGCGAGGACCGTTCTATGCCTGATAAGTAA
- a CDS encoding pitrilysin family protein, with product MIKRYTCQNGVRIVLENIPTVRSVAIGVWIGTGSRKEDEKNNGVSHFLEHMFFKGTKTRNAREIAESFDSIGGQVNAFTSKEYTCYYAKVLDTHADFALEVLADMFFHSTFEEGELKKEKNVVYEEIKMYEDTPDDIVHDLLSQAVYEKHPLGYPILGTEETLSTFNGDTLREYMFEHYTPENTVISIAGNITDDFIAEVEKYFGAFEAGKSEREISKPSFHTNRISRKKETEQAHLCLGYEGLQVGHEDMYSLISLNNILGGSMSSRLFQDVREQKGLAYSVFSYHSSFQDSGIVTIYGGTGAKQLDELYETIQTTLANLKRDGITEKELSNSKEQLKGSLMLSLESTNSRMSRNGKNELLLGKHHTLDEIIAKIDKVSNADVNKMAHQIFTDSFSVSLISPDGNMPKSLL from the coding sequence TTGATAAAAAGATACACTTGCCAAAACGGAGTTAGAATAGTGCTGGAAAATATCCCTACCGTGCGTTCTGTAGCTATCGGTGTTTGGATTGGCACTGGGTCTAGAAAAGAAGACGAAAAAAATAATGGCGTGTCTCATTTTTTAGAGCACATGTTTTTTAAAGGAACAAAAACAAGAAATGCTAGAGAGATAGCTGAGTCATTTGATAGCATCGGCGGTCAGGTTAATGCATTCACTTCAAAAGAGTACACTTGCTATTATGCAAAAGTACTTGATACACATGCAGATTTTGCACTTGAGGTGCTTGCTGATATGTTCTTCCATTCCACTTTTGAAGAGGGAGAGCTGAAGAAAGAGAAAAATGTCGTCTACGAAGAAATAAAAATGTACGAAGACACACCTGACGATATTGTTCATGACTTATTGAGCCAGGCAGTGTATGAGAAGCATCCGCTTGGTTATCCGATTTTAGGGACAGAGGAAACATTAAGCACTTTCAATGGCGATACATTGAGAGAGTATATGTTTGAACATTACACACCTGAAAATACGGTTATCTCCATTGCAGGAAATATCACAGATGACTTTATCGCTGAAGTGGAAAAATACTTTGGAGCGTTTGAAGCAGGTAAAAGTGAAAGAGAAATTAGTAAGCCATCGTTCCATACGAACAGAATTTCTCGTAAAAAGGAAACAGAGCAGGCACATCTTTGCCTAGGATATGAAGGATTGCAAGTTGGCCATGAGGATATGTACAGCTTGATTTCTTTAAATAATATTCTTGGCGGCAGCATGAGCAGCAGATTGTTCCAGGATGTAAGGGAGCAAAAAGGCTTAGCATATTCAGTCTTTTCTTATCATTCCTCCTTCCAAGACAGCGGAATTGTGACAATCTACGGCGGAACTGGTGCAAAACAGCTGGATGAGCTGTATGAAACGATTCAGACGACTCTTGCTAACCTAAAACGAGATGGCATTACTGAAAAAGAGCTTTCAAACAGCAAGGAGCAGTTAAAAGGCAGCTTGATGCTGAGCTTAGAAAGCACAAACAGCCGAATGAGCCGCAACGGTAAAAATGAATTATTGCTTGGAAAACACCATACTTTAGATGAGATTATTGCGAAAATAGACAAGGTATCCAATGCAGATGTGAACAAGATGGCACATCAGATTTTCACTGATTCCTTTTCTGTATCGCTTATCAGTCCTGACGGCAATATGCCGAAAAGCCTTCTATAA
- a CDS encoding YlmC/YmxH family sporulation protein yields the protein MRLSELSGKELVDVKNAVRLGMLGQTDLEINEKDGQIKTLLIPSLKWFGFRKTGDELRVPWSHIKKIGTDMIIIDIPNKDDTTNL from the coding sequence ATGAGACTAAGCGAATTAAGCGGAAAAGAGCTTGTAGATGTGAAAAATGCCGTCCGGCTTGGCATGCTCGGTCAAACAGATTTAGAAATAAATGAAAAGGACGGGCAAATCAAAACTTTGTTGATTCCCTCCCTTAAATGGTTTGGCTTCCGGAAGACAGGGGATGAACTGAGAGTGCCTTGGTCCCATATAAAAAAAATCGGCACTGATATGATTATTATCGATATTCCGAATAAGGATGACACGACTAATTTGTAA
- the dpaA gene encoding dipicolinic acid synthetase subunit A, with translation MLTGMKIAIIGGDARQLEIVRKLTEQHAQLSLVGFEQLDHAFAGATKEKIDNVDFSMIDAIILPVKGTDLNGQVDTIFSNEKVFLTEELLEKTPSHCTIYSGITNDYLNGIISSTNRSLVQLFNRDDVAILNSIPTVEGTIMMAIQHTDTTIHGSNILILGLGRVGMSVARTFHALGGKVKVAASESEHLARILEMGLTPVPLSELEKAVCDIDMCINTIPHLVVTSSVIEKMPLHTLIIDLASKPGGTDFQYAEKRGVKALLAPSLPGIVAPKTAGNILAEVLSQLLQEEWQSRKEQS, from the coding sequence ATGCTGACAGGGATGAAAATCGCCATTATCGGCGGCGATGCAAGGCAGCTCGAAATTGTCCGCAAGCTGACAGAGCAGCATGCACAGCTTTCTTTAGTTGGCTTTGAACAGCTGGATCATGCTTTTGCTGGAGCCACAAAAGAAAAGATCGATAATGTGGATTTTTCAATGATTGATGCGATCATTCTGCCTGTTAAAGGAACCGATCTAAACGGACAGGTGGATACAATCTTTTCAAATGAAAAGGTTTTTTTAACAGAAGAATTGCTAGAGAAAACACCGTCCCATTGTACTATTTATTCGGGAATCACCAATGACTATTTAAATGGCATTATCTCAAGTACAAATCGTTCGCTCGTACAGCTGTTTAACAGAGATGATGTGGCAATACTGAACAGCATTCCAACGGTAGAAGGCACGATTATGATGGCTATTCAGCATACGGATACAACCATTCATGGTTCGAATATCCTAATACTTGGTTTAGGCCGTGTTGGAATGAGTGTAGCAAGGACGTTTCATGCATTAGGAGGCAAGGTGAAGGTTGCAGCAAGTGAGAGCGAGCACCTGGCCAGAATCTTAGAAATGGGCTTGACGCCCGTCCCGTTATCAGAATTAGAAAAAGCGGTTTGTGATATAGATATGTGCATTAACACCATTCCCCACCTTGTTGTTACATCCTCTGTCATTGAAAAAATGCCACTGCATACATTAATCATTGATCTTGCCTCAAAACCAGGTGGTACAGATTTCCAATATGCAGAAAAAAGAGGGGTTAAGGCGCTGCTTGCACCTAGCTTGCCTGGAATTGTTGCGCCTAAGACTGCTGGGAATATACTAGCAGAGGTTCTATCACAGCTGCTGCAAGAAGAATGGCAAAGTCGAAAGGAGCAATCATAA
- a CDS encoding dipicolinate synthase subunit B yields MSLQGKRIGFGISASHCTYAEVMPQVERLVSLGADVVPVVTGNVQHTDTRFGKGLEWIGKLEEVTGNEIIDSIVKAEPLGPKIPLDCMVIAPLTGNSMSKFANAMTDNAVLMAAKATLRNQKPVVLGISTNDALGLNGVNLMRLMATKHIYFIPFGQDDPDKKPNSMVARMSMLAETINAALEGKQIQPVIVEKYLDK; encoded by the coding sequence ATGAGCTTACAAGGAAAAAGAATCGGATTTGGAATTTCTGCTTCCCACTGCACATATGCAGAAGTTATGCCGCAAGTAGAAAGGCTTGTAAGTCTTGGAGCTGATGTCGTTCCTGTTGTTACAGGCAATGTTCAGCATACAGACACAAGATTTGGTAAAGGATTGGAATGGATCGGTAAACTGGAGGAAGTAACAGGGAATGAAATTATTGACAGCATTGTCAAAGCGGAGCCTCTAGGACCTAAAATTCCCCTTGATTGCATGGTAATAGCTCCGCTTACTGGGAATAGCATGAGTAAATTCGCTAATGCTATGACAGACAATGCAGTACTTATGGCAGCAAAAGCTACGCTAAGAAACCAAAAGCCAGTCGTTTTAGGTATATCGACGAATGATGCTTTAGGCTTAAATGGAGTTAACCTAATGCGCTTGATGGCAACAAAACATATTTATTTCATTCCTTTCGGCCAGGACGATCCAGACAAAAAGCCAAATTCCATGGTTGCAAGAATGAGCATGCTGGCTGAGACAATTAACGCTGCATTAGAAGGAAAACAAATACAGCCTGTTATCGTCGAAAAATATTTAGATAAGTGA
- the asd gene encoding aspartate-semialdehyde dehydrogenase, whose protein sequence is MEQKKGFNVAVVGATGAVGQQMIKTLETRDFPISKITLLSSKRSAGTKVTYKGKEITVEEATPESFQGIDIALFSAGGGVSKDLAPHAVEHGAIVVDNTSAFRMDENVPLVVPEVNEEDLHKHNGIIANPNCSTIQMVVALQPLKEKYGLKKVLVSTYQAVSGSGAAAVDELNSQTKAIINEESFEPKILPVKSDKKHYQIAFNAIPQIDVFTDNGFTYEEMKMINETKKIMHDEDLKVAATCVRIPVATGHSESVYFELDATDVTASDIQSLLKDAPGVILQDDIQNQVYPMPADCVGSNDVFVGRIRKDLDTENGFHMWVVSDNLLKGAAWNSVQIAESLVKLGLVK, encoded by the coding sequence ATGGAGCAAAAAAAAGGATTTAATGTAGCAGTGGTTGGAGCAACTGGAGCAGTAGGACAACAAATGATTAAAACATTGGAAACAAGAGATTTTCCCATTTCAAAAATAACTCTTTTGTCTTCTAAGCGTTCTGCAGGGACAAAGGTTACTTATAAAGGCAAGGAAATCACAGTGGAGGAAGCGACACCTGAAAGCTTCCAAGGAATTGACATTGCCTTGTTCTCAGCAGGCGGAGGCGTATCAAAGGATCTTGCACCACATGCTGTAGAGCATGGTGCGATTGTAGTCGATAATACAAGTGCATTCCGCATGGATGAAAACGTACCGTTGGTCGTTCCAGAAGTGAATGAAGAAGATTTGCATAAGCATAACGGCATTATCGCAAATCCAAACTGTTCTACTATTCAAATGGTTGTAGCTCTTCAGCCGTTAAAAGAAAAATACGGTTTGAAGAAAGTGCTTGTCTCCACATACCAAGCTGTTTCAGGATCAGGTGCAGCAGCGGTGGATGAGCTTAACAGCCAGACGAAAGCAATCATCAATGAAGAGAGCTTTGAACCGAAAATTCTTCCAGTAAAAAGCGATAAGAAGCATTATCAAATTGCCTTCAACGCTATTCCGCAAATTGACGTATTTACGGACAACGGATTTACGTATGAAGAAATGAAAATGATTAACGAAACGAAAAAAATTATGCATGACGAGGATCTTAAAGTAGCGGCTACTTGTGTGAGAATCCCTGTTGCTACAGGCCATTCTGAATCCGTTTATTTTGAACTGGATGCAACAGACGTAACAGCATCCGATATCCAAAGCTTGCTGAAAGACGCTCCAGGTGTCATTTTGCAGGACGACATCCAAAATCAAGTATATCCAATGCCGGCTGATTGTGTCGGATCAAATGATGTATTTGTAGGTCGTATCCGCAAAGACCTTGATACAGAAAACGGGTTTCATATGTGGGTTGTTTCCGATAACCTGCTAAAAGGTGCTGCGTGGAATTCTGTTCAAATCGCTGAAAGTCTTGTAAAACTGGGACTAGTGAAATAA
- the dapG gene encoding aspartate kinase produces the protein MTNIVVQKFGGTSVRDENSRNQAKEHIQDALASGKKVVVVVSAMGRKGEPYATDTLLSLIGGSDSHLSKRENDLLLSCGEIISSVVFTQLLLENDIKAAALTGAQAGFITNDDFTNARILEMDCTRVLKELETHDVVVVAGFQGAATNGDTTTLGRGGSDTSAAALGAALNAEVIDIFTDVEGIMTADPRIAENARPLSVVTYTEVCNMAYQGAKVIHPRAVEIAMQAKVPIRIRSTHSKGTGTLVTSSSDDNKGSDIQERPVTGIAHVANVTQIKVLAKKDQYDLQSQVFKAMANEEISVDFINISLNSVVYTVTDEMAKKATAVLQEMGYDPIVESECAKVSVVGAGMAGVPGVTSKIVTALSGEGIRILQSADSHTTIWVLVKQEDLVRAVNVLHDSFDLDKEQH, from the coding sequence ATGACAAACATAGTAGTACAGAAATTCGGAGGAACATCTGTAAGAGATGAAAACAGCCGAAATCAAGCAAAAGAGCATATTCAAGACGCTTTAGCAAGCGGTAAAAAGGTAGTAGTTGTTGTATCTGCAATGGGAAGAAAAGGAGAGCCGTATGCAACAGATACTCTTCTGTCTCTAATTGGAGGTTCTGACAGTCATTTAAGCAAAAGAGAAAATGACTTGCTGCTATCTTGTGGAGAAATCATTTCCAGCGTTGTGTTCACACAGCTTTTACTGGAAAATGACATAAAAGCAGCTGCACTTACAGGCGCACAAGCTGGCTTCATCACAAACGATGATTTTACGAACGCAAGAATATTGGAAATGGATTGCACTCGCGTATTAAAAGAGCTTGAAACACATGATGTCGTCGTAGTAGCCGGATTCCAAGGTGCTGCTACAAACGGAGATACGACTACTTTAGGCAGAGGGGGCAGTGATACTTCTGCAGCAGCATTAGGCGCAGCTTTAAATGCTGAAGTAATCGATATTTTCACAGATGTGGAAGGCATCATGACTGCAGATCCGCGCATTGCAGAAAATGCAAGACCTCTTTCTGTTGTCACATATACAGAGGTGTGCAATATGGCGTATCAAGGTGCTAAGGTAATTCACCCTAGAGCTGTGGAAATTGCAATGCAGGCGAAAGTTCCAATCCGCATTCGTTCCACACATTCAAAGGGAACTGGTACGCTTGTGACATCTAGCAGTGATGACAATAAAGGCAGTGATATCCAGGAAAGACCAGTAACGGGGATTGCTCATGTAGCAAACGTTACTCAAATTAAAGTTCTCGCCAAAAAAGACCAATATGATCTGCAATCACAAGTCTTTAAAGCGATGGCCAATGAAGAAATCAGTGTTGACTTTATTAATATTTCACTGAACAGTGTTGTTTACACTGTAACCGATGAAATGGCTAAAAAGGCGACAGCTGTTCTTCAGGAAATGGGCTATGACCCGATTGTAGAGAGTGAATGTGCAAAGGTATCTGTAGTTGGTGCCGGCATGGCAGGTGTACCTGGTGTCACTTCAAAAATAGTCACTGCACTTTCAGGTGAGGGAATTCGTATTTTGCAATCAGCGGATAGCCATACAACCATTTGGGTCCTCGTTAAACAGGAAGATTTAGTACGTGCTGTAAATGTATTGCATGATTCGTTTGATTTAGATAAGGAACAGCATTAA
- the dapA gene encoding 4-hydroxy-tetrahydrodipicolinate synthase — translation MGLFGRVSTAMITPFDAKGHIDFPKTTQIVNHLIANGTDSLVVAGTTGESPTLSKQEKIALFKHVVKVVEKRVPIIAGTGSNNTYDSIEMTKEAERAGVDAVMVVGPYYNKPNQEGMYQHVKAVADSTTLPVMIYNIPGRSAVNIEPETIIRLSAVENIVAVKEASGNLNNITKIIAGTPDDFYVYSGDDSLTLPLLSVGGTGVISVASHVIGPEMQEMVGAFLEGNYKKAAQMHQKLLPVMTALFAAPNPVPVKTALQLKGIDVGSVRLPLVPLTEEERTKLASFF, via the coding sequence ATGGGTTTATTTGGTAGAGTGTCAACGGCCATGATTACACCATTTGATGCAAAGGGACATATTGATTTTCCAAAAACAACACAGATTGTTAACCATTTGATAGCAAATGGAACAGATTCCTTAGTTGTTGCAGGAACGACAGGCGAATCTCCAACATTATCAAAACAGGAAAAGATAGCATTATTCAAACATGTGGTAAAGGTAGTGGAAAAGAGAGTTCCAATCATCGCAGGGACTGGTAGTAATAACACTTATGACTCCATCGAGATGACAAAAGAAGCAGAACGGGCTGGGGTGGATGCCGTAATGGTTGTAGGCCCATACTATAACAAGCCAAACCAAGAAGGCATGTATCAGCATGTGAAGGCAGTCGCAGATAGCACAACCCTTCCAGTCATGATTTATAATATTCCAGGTCGTTCTGCTGTAAATATCGAACCCGAAACAATTATTCGATTATCAGCTGTTGAAAATATTGTTGCAGTTAAGGAAGCAAGTGGAAACTTAAACAACATCACAAAAATTATCGCAGGCACCCCGGATGATTTTTATGTGTACAGCGGAGATGACAGCTTAACATTGCCATTGCTTTCCGTTGGCGGAACAGGAGTTATCTCTGTTGCCTCACATGTAATCGGTCCAGAAATGCAGGAAATGGTTGGTGCTTTCCTTGAAGGAAACTACAAAAAAGCAGCGCAAATGCATCAAAAATTGCTGCCTGTCATGACTGCACTATTTGCTGCACCGAACCCAGTGCCAGTTAAAACAGCCCTGCAATTAAAGGGAATTGATGTTGGATCTGTCAGATTGCCTCTAGTGCCGCTGACAGAAGAAGAGAGAACAAAACTAGCAAGCTTTTTCTAA
- a CDS encoding amino acid permease, translated as MAMGGAIGTGIFKGSGETVGVAGPGVVVTYIFAGLLLLVVMGAIAEMAIAYPNTNMKGFILKAFGSRMSFIVGWLYCVLWLAVCIIEVVVAGSFLQYWFPNIPLWVLSILCTIFILSINLMNVKHYGEFEFWFAGIKIAMIIVFIILGAGILFGIIPSDGADYFRNYTEHGGFFPNGWSSIFAALLVVMFSYGGSELIGVTVTEAQDAEKILPKVIKSFIFRIVLFYTLPILVICGLIPWNELTESSSPFVQVLSMSGLQGAAHVMNFILIIAVLSAANSGIYGCTRMLHSLAEEGEAPKAFSKLSKSGVPTYSLILTGIVLILGSMIALVAQDEVFTILMAFPGFVVSIVWVSICLAQIKLRKSYPTMPSFRLWGYPYITGLAAAALTLISISFVLNKDNRISIMACLLVLVYLIIHAAFKFKKTK; from the coding sequence ATGGCGATGGGAGGGGCAATTGGGACAGGCATCTTTAAAGGAAGCGGAGAAACAGTAGGTGTCGCTGGTCCAGGAGTAGTTGTTACTTATATTTTTGCCGGTTTATTATTATTAGTCGTGATGGGAGCCATTGCTGAAATGGCGATTGCATACCCAAACACAAATATGAAGGGCTTCATTTTAAAGGCTTTTGGAAGCAGAATGTCTTTTATTGTTGGCTGGCTTTACTGTGTTCTGTGGCTTGCCGTTTGTATTATTGAAGTGGTTGTAGCAGGAAGCTTTTTGCAATATTGGTTTCCAAACATTCCATTATGGGTATTAAGCATTCTTTGTACCATATTTATTTTGAGCATCAATTTGATGAACGTAAAGCATTATGGAGAGTTTGAGTTTTGGTTTGCTGGCATTAAAATCGCAATGATTATCGTCTTTATTATATTAGGTGCCGGTATCTTATTTGGCATCATTCCTTCAGATGGAGCAGATTATTTCCGCAATTATACAGAGCATGGAGGCTTTTTCCCGAATGGGTGGTCATCCATTTTTGCAGCACTATTAGTAGTTATGTTTTCATATGGTGGCTCTGAGCTTATCGGTGTTACCGTAACAGAGGCGCAAGATGCAGAAAAGATTCTGCCGAAAGTTATTAAAAGTTTTATTTTCCGCATTGTGCTTTTCTATACATTGCCAATTCTTGTTATATGCGGATTGATTCCTTGGAATGAATTGACAGAATCTTCAAGCCCGTTTGTACAGGTGCTTTCCATGTCAGGTCTTCAAGGAGCTGCACATGTGATGAACTTTATTTTAATTATCGCGGTGTTATCCGCAGCAAACTCGGGCATTTACGGCTGTACTAGAATGCTTCACTCTCTTGCAGAGGAAGGAGAGGCGCCTAAGGCTTTCAGTAAATTATCAAAAAGCGGTGTGCCGACATACAGTTTAATACTGACAGGGATAGTATTGATTCTCGGATCAATGATTGCTTTAGTCGCACAAGATGAAGTCTTTACGATTCTAATGGCATTCCCAGGCTTTGTCGTATCAATCGTTTGGGTAAGTATTTGCCTTGCTCAAATCAAACTGCGCAAAAGCTATCCGACAATGCCGAGTTTTCGTCTATGGGGATATCCATATATCACAGGACTTGCAGCTGCAGCACTAACATTAATCAGCATCAGCTTTGTATTAAATAAAGACAACCGAATAAGCATTATGGCATGTTTGCTTGTACTAGTTTACTTAATCATACATGCGGCATTTAAATTTAAGAAAACAAAATAA